A DNA window from Molothrus ater isolate BHLD 08-10-18 breed brown headed cowbird chromosome 2, BPBGC_Mater_1.1, whole genome shotgun sequence contains the following coding sequences:
- the CCDC90B gene encoding coiled-coil domain-containing protein 90B, mitochondrial isoform X2: MVTQAQQEITLQQVMAHLDSIRKDMVILEKSEFANLRAENEKMKIELDQVKQQLMTETSKIRADSKLDINLERSRVTDMFTDQERKLMEATTEFHKKDANTNSIISEISNKIDTEIASLKTLMESNKLDTIRYLAASVFTCLAIALGFYRFWK; this comes from the exons ATGGTTACGCAGGCCCAGCAG GAAATAACTTTACAGCAAGTAATGGCACATTTGGACTCCATTCGAAAAGATATGGTCATCCTGGAGAAAAGTGAATTTGCAAACTTGAGAGCAGAGAATGAG aaaatgaaaattgaattaGATCAAGTTAAACAGCAGCTAATG actGAAACCAGCAAAATCCGAGCTGACAGCAAGCTAGACATAaacctggagaggagcagggtgaCAGATATG TTTACAGATCAGGAGAGGAAACTGATGGAAGCAACTACAGAGTTTCATAAAAAA GATGCAAATACCAACAGTATTATCTCAGAAATCAGTAATAAAATTGACACTGAAATAGCTTCCTTAAAAACACTCATGGAATCAAATAAACTTGATACCATTCGCTATTTGGCAG cCTCAGTGTTCACTTGCCTAGCAATAGCACTGGGGTTTTACAGGTTCTGGAAATAG
- the ANKRD42 gene encoding ankyrin repeat domain-containing protein 42 isoform X2 — MHHPSRKCLLFQLVKCTCALHFFQALLQSGADAAARDERGCTASHLAAAHGHSYTLQSLLRTGADVNVSDRNDWKPVHYAAFHGRLGCLQLLVRWGACVDDVDNNGNLPAHLAAVEGHLHCFKFLLRKMASVTHTLKARNDHGETPRDLAERFYKDNILQYIDGVEKEEEHPETQEVLAFPAHDAAFSGDLLVVRSLVRSGVININERDDKGSTLLHKAAEQGHIHCLQWLVETGADCDITNDAGDTPKDVAKRFGHLAAVELLTPRTGNSNSSDEELDANNIKFFETHGVEGSTDSKEDLTLDEAEKRNARVRAYHKIKELQRLLEIAYSNYRQLGGITEEEKKMRKEERKVEKAVRELEAQLEYERVRREKLESQLDDYRAEINQLREGRGKTRTASAASVEAETMAKSCKDENKEAVSLQPRRSATTLRNEPQRRGSRLEKKSAANRWRN; from the exons ATGCACCATCCTTCTaggaaatgtttgctttttcagCTTGTGAAATGCACGtgtgctttgcatttctttcaggCCCTGTTACAGAGCGGAGCGGACGCAGCGGCTCGGGACGAGCGCGGCTGCACGGCCTCgcacctggctgcagcccacGGGCACTCGTACACGCTGCAGAGCCTGCTGCGCACGGGGGCG GATGTAAATGTTTCAGACAGGAATGACTGGAAACCTGTTCATTATGCTGCTTTTCACGGTCGCTTGGGGTGTTTGCAGCTTCTTGTTCGATGGGGAGCGTGTGTAGATGATGTGGATAACAATGGAAACCTTCCAG CACATCTGGCAGCAGTGGAAGGACACTTGCATTGCTTTAAGTTCTTGCTCAGGAAaatggccagtgtcacacacactcTGAAAGCCAGGAATGACCATGGAGAGACTCCAAGGGACTTGGCTGAACGGTTCTACAAAGATAATATTCTGCAATATATCGATGGTgtggaaaaagaggaggaacaTCCAGAGACACAGGAAG ttttagcTTTCCCAGCTCATGATGCTGCTTTCAGTGGGGACTTGTTAGTGGTTAGAAGCCTAGTAAGAAGTGGAGTAATCAACATTAATGAGCGAGACGATAAGGGATCCACTCTCCTGCACAAAG CTGCTGAACAGGGGCATATCCATTGCTTACAGTGGTTGGTTGAAACGGGAGCTGACTGTGACATTACAAATGATGCTGGAGACACTCCAAAGGATGTAGCCAAGAG ATTTGGCCATCTGGCAGCTGTGGAACTGTTGACACCAAGAACTGGAAACAGTAACTCTAGTGATGAAGAACTAGATGCAAACAACATCAAGTTTTTTGAAACACATGGTGTAGAAGGGAGTACAGATAGCAAAGAAGATTTAACTCTGgatgaagcagagaaaaggaatgCACGTG TAAGGGCCTATCACAAGATTAAAGAACTTCAGAGACTTCTAGAAATTGCCTACAGCAACTACAGACAGCTGGGGGGAATAACTGAAGAGGAGAAGAAgatgagaaaagaagaaaggaaagttgAGAA ggctgtgagggagcTGGAGGCGCAGCTGGAGTATGAGCGAGTCAGGCGGGAGAAGCTGGAGAGCCAGCTGGATGATTACCGTGCTGAGATAAACCAGCTCCGAGAGGGCCGCGGGAAAACCCGCACCGCCTCTGCCGCCTCCGTG GAAGCTGAGACAATGGCCAAGTCTtgcaaagatgaaaataaagaagcagtcagcctgcagcccaggaggagTGCGACTACACTGAGGAACGAACCTCAAAGGAGGGGCAGCAGACTGGAG AAGAAATCAGCTGCAAACAGATGGAGGAATTAA
- the ANKRD42 gene encoding ankyrin repeat domain-containing protein 42 isoform X1, whose translation MMTTAEVVKKKENYTSVHEAVKAGDVEQLASMIKSGASINEVDVVHKFTPLQCAAHSGSLECLQWLLWHGADTARVTVRGWTAAHLAAIRGQDACMQALLQSGADAAARDERGCTASHLAAAHGHSYTLQSLLRTGADVNVSDRNDWKPVHYAAFHGRLGCLQLLVRWGACVDDVDNNGNLPAHLAAVEGHLHCFKFLLRKMASVTHTLKARNDHGETPRDLAERFYKDNILQYIDGVEKEEEHPETQEVLAFPAHDAAFSGDLLVVRSLVRSGVININERDDKGSTLLHKAAEQGHIHCLQWLVETGADCDITNDAGDTPKDVAKRFGHLAAVELLTPRTGNSNSSDEELDANNIKFFETHGVEGSTDSKEDLTLDEAEKRNARVRAYHKIKELQRLLEIAYSNYRQLGGITEEEKKMRKEERKVEKAVRELEAQLEYERVRREKLESQLDDYRAEINQLREGRGKTRTASAASVEAETMAKSCKDENKEAVSLQPRRSATTLRNEPQRRGSRLEKKSAANRWRN comes from the exons ATGATGACTACTGCAGAAG TTGtcaagaagaaggaaaattacaCTAGTGTGCACGAAGCAGTGAAAGCTGGGGATGTAGAACAGCTTGCATCAATGATAAAAAGTGGAGCCAGTATTAATGAGGTGGATGTAGTTCACAAATTCACACCCTTGCAGTGTGCTGCCCACTCGGGAAGTCTGGAG tgcctgcagtggctgctctggCATGGAGCTGACACCGCACGCGTGACCGTGAGAGGCTGGACTGCGGCTCACCTGGCGGCCATCCGAGGGCAGGATGCCTGCATGCAG gCCCTGTTACAGAGCGGAGCGGACGCAGCGGCTCGGGACGAGCGCGGCTGCACGGCCTCgcacctggctgcagcccacGGGCACTCGTACACGCTGCAGAGCCTGCTGCGCACGGGGGCG GATGTAAATGTTTCAGACAGGAATGACTGGAAACCTGTTCATTATGCTGCTTTTCACGGTCGCTTGGGGTGTTTGCAGCTTCTTGTTCGATGGGGAGCGTGTGTAGATGATGTGGATAACAATGGAAACCTTCCAG CACATCTGGCAGCAGTGGAAGGACACTTGCATTGCTTTAAGTTCTTGCTCAGGAAaatggccagtgtcacacacactcTGAAAGCCAGGAATGACCATGGAGAGACTCCAAGGGACTTGGCTGAACGGTTCTACAAAGATAATATTCTGCAATATATCGATGGTgtggaaaaagaggaggaacaTCCAGAGACACAGGAAG ttttagcTTTCCCAGCTCATGATGCTGCTTTCAGTGGGGACTTGTTAGTGGTTAGAAGCCTAGTAAGAAGTGGAGTAATCAACATTAATGAGCGAGACGATAAGGGATCCACTCTCCTGCACAAAG CTGCTGAACAGGGGCATATCCATTGCTTACAGTGGTTGGTTGAAACGGGAGCTGACTGTGACATTACAAATGATGCTGGAGACACTCCAAAGGATGTAGCCAAGAG ATTTGGCCATCTGGCAGCTGTGGAACTGTTGACACCAAGAACTGGAAACAGTAACTCTAGTGATGAAGAACTAGATGCAAACAACATCAAGTTTTTTGAAACACATGGTGTAGAAGGGAGTACAGATAGCAAAGAAGATTTAACTCTGgatgaagcagagaaaaggaatgCACGTG TAAGGGCCTATCACAAGATTAAAGAACTTCAGAGACTTCTAGAAATTGCCTACAGCAACTACAGACAGCTGGGGGGAATAACTGAAGAGGAGAAGAAgatgagaaaagaagaaaggaaagttgAGAA ggctgtgagggagcTGGAGGCGCAGCTGGAGTATGAGCGAGTCAGGCGGGAGAAGCTGGAGAGCCAGCTGGATGATTACCGTGCTGAGATAAACCAGCTCCGAGAGGGCCGCGGGAAAACCCGCACCGCCTCTGCCGCCTCCGTG GAAGCTGAGACAATGGCCAAGTCTtgcaaagatgaaaataaagaagcagtcagcctgcagcccaggaggagTGCGACTACACTGAGGAACGAACCTCAAAGGAGGGGCAGCAGACTGGAG AAGAAATCAGCTGCAAACAGATGGAGGAATTAA